AACTATGAGCGAGAACTATTTCTTTTGGTCAAAAAATCTAGGGAGAGAGAATATGAACGAGCTgaagaaatacataaaaagaaaatgagTATTTTGGATTTAGAGTATGAATActggaaaaagaaaataaataaaattgagtagCTATGtaattcatcctccgagccttgttccgaactatgttgtggtcggcttccagtctaaacggattcagctgagtaccagtactttacaagaagcgactgccctatctgacctcctcaacccaataccccttggttttTGGTAGAGGAGgtgactggcgtcagacttactggcttctgactacctgtaacgactgtcatggatgttcaatgacagcagggacctacagtttaacgtgccatccgaaacacagtcattggtgtctaagatatacttagaaagtacatacaaacttagaaaagttgcattggcatttgcctgacctagaatcgaacccgcgccctcgtacttgagaggttggttctttacccattaGGCCAACGCGACTTCAGTAGCtatgtaattgaaataaataaaatattgaatattattattttatatatttaattgaaataaagtgaatttaaaaataattttcaataaaaatatctctGGATATGTTTGTAACATTATTGTCCTGTTCCACATATTCCTCTATGTCTCCATAATCATTCGCCCCATAAtctgtaacaaaacaaaaagtttacCTGTCTGCGACATGCTTAGGTATCTTGTGTGTGTATGACAATATACATACCATGGTCCAAAGGatcattgaatttattataattgcCAAATTGTGCAACACTGCACATGCAAcaattgttgtttttatgttttctagCGATCCTCGCATTACTTCTTGTAATATGCGGAATCTCTGTTTGAGTAGGCCAAAACATCTCTCTATTACATTTCTTGTTCGGATATGGCTGTAATTGTACCGATTCTCAGCGTCACTCCTTGGTCGTAGGATGGGTGTTAGTAAGTGCGAGGTACATGCATATCCACTGTCACCGAGGAGTATACCCTTAAATTCTCCATTCTCAAACCTCTGTCTAAGAGAACTTTCACGAAAAATTCGTGCATCGTGAGTACTACCCCTCCAATGGCAAACTATATCGCAAATTTTTAAATCGGCATCACAAACTACCTGAAATTAAGAGCAAGGTCATAATTataccgtattttttttaaatatgaattacACTGTTAATATAACAATTTTAACAGGTGCCTATGCATTGCTTTAATACCCAAATGCAACAGTTTGTCTACACTTATTTACCTGAGTGTTTATAGAGTAGTGTCCTTTCCTATTGACATAGTATTGTCCAGCTTCTCCGCCTACTTTTCGAATTTTTATATGGGTTCCATCTACGGCTCCAATAACATGTGGGAATCCACATATGGATTCAAATTTTTATTATAGATAGTCAATCTAAAAATTTGAGCTCTTAAACTCAAAGGCATTTGAATGTAGATAGAGCTTTTTGAGGCCAGTGCAATACCTACCTTTTTAGATAGATATGATAGAGTCTGCTGGCTCATGCCATGGATATCAGCACAGTCTTCTTGAATCTGAAGTTGGAGATGTAAATGGTCTTGATTAATATCAATTCTTAGGTACAATATTACattcaaactaaataaaaatatgttaagtaTGATAAGAGCCTAGGAACCTACCTCATGTCTGCCCCAGTATCTAATAACAGACATCACCTGTAACTCCACAGGTATAGAGCCTCCACATCTGTCCACACGCAAGTCATTTCTCAaaatatctattatttttagCATATTTGCTTTGCTAAATCTGTACCTCTGCCTAAAATCACTTTCACTTAAATCTTGTAAAGGATTCATTCTTTTCTTGTATTGTTTTGGCCGCCTAATCATTCTCATTCTTCGGCTGTTAAAGCCTCTTATTTCCTCTATATCATTACGAAAAGTGCGCAATACATCAAGATCTTCTAAAATATCCATTGTGAAGAAAACACCACGCGATTCGACAAAACGCCAAACGAATTCAAGGAACGGCAACGTTTGATGTTTCTAAATCAGCTGGTAAAGATCCGCCATTTTGCTAATTAGCGGGTTAAACAAGGGTGTGAGGCTACTTAATTTGACAGCTCATTTAGGACATTGCTAAGCAAGTGATTAAAGTTatgcaacgtttataagtaagattttttcttaaagaccccttaagtattacttattatttaattcacgtttataagtaaggctggtAAGTAATATGTATGAACTACCActaaacatataaaaattgaaaaaataattatcagaGGATCAATTCAGTCACATCATATCcaattccattttttttaatccaacACAACACGGAAAAAAAGTATAAACTGTCCGGAGGTGCGCCCACATCGCAAGCAGAGTTATTATTATCTGTCTTGGCCCAGACATCAGGAAACAACACACCCGGACAGCTTGTCGCTCCAACATCCTAAGGATCGTTCTTAAGTTCCGGGGATGCTGGTGATTATCTTTTGAGGGAGTCAACAGCCCTCACTAACCTTGACAACTAAACTGCTACCTCGCCCGAACCCGAACTCCACATGTGGATCA
This window of the Helicoverpa zea isolate HzStark_Cry1AcR chromosome 31, ilHelZeax1.1, whole genome shotgun sequence genome carries:
- the LOC124645450 gene encoding uncharacterized protein LOC124645450; protein product: MDILEDLDVLRTFRNDIEEIRGFNSRRMRMIRRPKQYKKRMNPLQDLSESDFRQRYRFSKANMLKIIDILRNDLRVDRCGGSIPVELQVMSVIRYWGRHEIQEDCADIHGMSQQTLSYLSKKVGIALASKSSIYIQMPLSLRAQIFRLTIYNKNLNPYVDSHMLLEP